A stretch of Arcobacter arenosus DNA encodes these proteins:
- a CDS encoding nucleotidyltransferase family protein → MTKEFIINYLSEHKDEFSQKFGITKLGLFGSYVRDEAKNSSDVDILIELENNLTNIHEKKLEFKKTLEDFFHLNVDIAREKYLKPLSKQEILKEVEFV, encoded by the coding sequence GTGACAAAAGAATTTATTATTAACTATTTATCAGAACACAAAGATGAATTTTCTCAAAAGTTTGGTATTACTAAACTTGGGCTATTTGGTTCATATGTTAGAGATGAAGCTAAAAATAGTAGTGATGTAGATATTCTAATTGAACTTGAAAATAATCTTACAAATATACATGAAAAAAAATTAGAGTTTAAGAAAACTTTAGAAGATTTTTTTCATCTTAATGTAGATATTGCTAGAGAAAAATATTTGAAACCTTTATCTAAACAAGAGATTTTAAAAGAGGTTGAATTTGTCTAA
- the htpG gene encoding molecular chaperone HtpG, which produces MAKHQFQTEVGQLLHLMTHSLYSNKEIFIRELVSNASDAIDKLNYLKLTDEKIKAALPEDWAGQITVKIDEEDKSITIVDNGIGMNEEDLIASIGTIAKSGTKSFVENLTGDAKKDSNLIGQFGVGFYSVFMVAEKVDVISKKAGEEQAYKWSSTGTGEFDLSPCTKESSGTVIYIKLKDEEVEDYTSKYRVETVIKKYSNHIAYPINLAYTEEVTEELSEEDKKAGKEAKKTKENRNEKINEATALWMQPKSKIKQDEYNDFYKSISHDSQDPMLTIHTKAEGVNEYTTLFYIPSIAPMDMYRADYQPGVKLYVKRVFITDDEKELLPTYLRFVRGIIDSEDLPLNVSREILQENRVMANIKQSSVKKILGEIKKLSKDEEKYAPFIEQYNRPLKEGAYQDFTNKEAILELLRFKSTKTENAKMTSLSAYKEAADSEQKAIYYIVGENEKVLRNSPLLESYKKNDIEVLILDDKEIDEIVTPMYGAYKEWEFKDITSCEAPKVEQTEEEKKEVEEKYKDVTEKIKEVLGEAVKEVRVTNRLSESPSCVVKDAEDAQMAQMMQMMRAMGQEMPASAPVLEINPDHEIVSKLKDLKDDGLVADVSWVLLDQAKLSEGMEITDTVAFAQRLSRITAKAL; this is translated from the coding sequence ATGGCAAAACATCAATTTCAAACAGAAGTAGGACAACTATTACATTTAATGACACACTCTTTATATTCAAATAAAGAGATTTTTATTAGGGAACTTGTATCAAATGCAAGTGATGCAATTGATAAATTAAATTATTTAAAATTAACAGATGAAAAAATCAAAGCAGCACTTCCAGAAGATTGGGCAGGGCAAATTACAGTTAAAATTGACGAAGAAGATAAATCAATTACAATTGTAGATAATGGTATTGGTATGAATGAAGAGGATTTAATCGCTTCAATTGGTACTATTGCTAAATCTGGAACTAAATCTTTTGTTGAAAACTTAACAGGAGATGCAAAAAAAGATTCAAACCTAATTGGACAATTTGGTGTTGGTTTTTATTCAGTATTTATGGTTGCAGAAAAAGTTGACGTAATTTCTAAAAAAGCTGGTGAAGAGCAAGCTTACAAATGGTCATCAACGGGAACAGGAGAGTTTGATTTAAGTCCTTGTACTAAAGAATCTTCAGGTACTGTAATTTATATTAAACTTAAAGATGAAGAAGTTGAAGATTATACTTCAAAATATAGAGTTGAAACAGTAATTAAAAAATACTCTAATCATATTGCATATCCAATCAACTTAGCATACACAGAAGAGGTAACTGAAGAGTTAAGTGAAGAGGATAAAAAAGCTGGAAAAGAAGCTAAAAAAACAAAAGAAAACAGAAATGAAAAAATCAATGAAGCAACTGCTTTATGGATGCAACCAAAATCTAAAATAAAACAAGATGAATATAACGATTTTTATAAATCTATTTCACATGATTCACAAGATCCAATGCTTACAATTCATACAAAAGCAGAGGGTGTAAATGAGTATACTACTCTATTTTATATCCCATCAATAGCTCCTATGGATATGTACAGAGCTGATTATCAACCAGGTGTTAAACTTTATGTAAAAAGAGTATTTATCACTGATGATGAAAAAGAGTTATTACCAACATACTTAAGATTTGTTAGAGGTATTATTGATTCTGAAGATTTACCATTAAATGTTTCAAGGGAAATTTTACAAGAAAATAGAGTAATGGCTAATATCAAACAAAGTTCTGTTAAAAAGATTCTTGGTGAAATCAAAAAACTTTCAAAAGATGAAGAGAAATATGCACCATTTATTGAACAATATAATAGACCATTAAAAGAGGGTGCTTACCAAGACTTTACAAACAAAGAAGCAATTTTAGAATTATTAAGATTTAAATCAACAAAAACTGAAAATGCTAAAATGACTTCATTATCAGCATATAAAGAAGCAGCTGACTCTGAACAAAAAGCTATTTACTATATTGTTGGTGAAAATGAAAAAGTATTAAGAAACTCTCCATTATTAGAAAGTTATAAGAAAAATGATATTGAAGTATTAATCTTAGATGATAAAGAAATCGATGAGATTGTAACTCCAATGTATGGTGCTTATAAAGAATGGGAATTTAAAGATATTACTTCTTGTGAAGCTCCAAAAGTTGAGCAAACTGAAGAAGAGAAAAAAGAAGTTGAAGAAAAATATAAAGATGTAACTGAAAAAATCAAAGAGGTTTTAGGTGAAGCAGTAAAAGAAGTTAGAGTAACTAATAGATTATCTGAATCTCCATCTTGTGTTGTTAAAGATGCAGAGGATGCACAAATGGCTCAAATGATGCAAATGATGAGAGCAATGGGTCAAGAGATGCCAGCATCTGCTCCTGTTCTTGAAATCAACCCTGACCATGAGATTGTTTCAAAATTAAAAGATTTAAAAGATGATGGTTTAGTAGCTGATGTATCATGGGTATTATTAGACCAAGCTAAGTTAAGTGAAGGTATGGAAATTACTGATACAGTTGCATTTGCTCAAAGATTATCTAGAATTACTGCAAAAGCATTATAA
- the ciaB gene encoding invasion protein CiaB, which yields MTKEKFIEDLNDIYEYLDFQKNSTNKLLSFLENNQFEKLEIIDEFAKILDLDMNENLRVALTTRLVNLRDDSLVQVLKKLEKNEDEIIQIQEKAYCFVRDYWQEKHRHFIEYIKHNNLLTPFYQEIFQGVYNVGLKMSSWQSSWTAHIINGINKELSNMFNGDDAKVMDYLEKNHLFDLGHNNILADRSYSALVKDKEEYHSKAYIDAFKKQTTEVIDALEDFEEVLIELEDEVYGQKWDYILYIQSLIKAFAENKTHLLVERWADVDRAWMKIKTPIQIGHPLEYYEDHYRKAVALEWDIRLTNPQFAQNDNRVNKIKSAFEKIYEKTEKTKEYQAIYDFSLKSLDKVQLYVGRPALFFGAEFNGLFSAQVVPNDEVVSKEEGKKIFAFSDEILQTSRAKPFLKLSQEIFGQKFLSEDRIFLFNETEAWHQVYDISTIGHEFGHILWCDEETETVMNKTGNFKNIEEFKATTGGLVSFFLDESNDEKDLEKQVLMDTIKRAVSLIGWMEVDEVQPYYCEGLIHLTALFETKILNFEDEELIIDMSSTKYDKLKQWYINTYTDLAIHYLDKKDATIFLNNFAEKKDKYFMPTNEKIKSFVKYYFKRYQEIGQELDTTDKKENYLK from the coding sequence ATGACTAAAGAAAAATTTATTGAAGACTTAAATGATATTTATGAGTACTTAGATTTTCAAAAAAATTCAACAAATAAACTTTTATCTTTTTTAGAAAATAATCAGTTTGAAAAGTTAGAAATTATCGATGAGTTTGCGAAAATTTTAGACTTAGATATGAATGAAAATTTAAGAGTTGCGTTAACAACAAGATTAGTTAATTTAAGAGATGATTCATTAGTTCAAGTTCTAAAAAAACTTGAAAAAAATGAAGATGAGATAATACAAATACAAGAAAAAGCATATTGTTTTGTAAGAGATTATTGGCAAGAAAAACATAGACATTTTATAGAATATATTAAACACAATAATCTTTTAACACCATTTTACCAAGAGATTTTTCAAGGTGTTTATAACGTAGGACTTAAAATGTCTTCATGGCAAAGTTCTTGGACTGCACACATAATAAATGGAATCAATAAAGAATTATCAAATATGTTTAATGGTGATGATGCAAAGGTTATGGACTACCTAGAAAAAAATCATTTATTTGATTTAGGACATAATAATATCTTAGCTGACAGATCATACTCTGCACTTGTAAAAGATAAAGAAGAATACCATTCAAAAGCATATATTGATGCATTTAAGAAACAAACCACAGAAGTTATAGATGCTTTAGAAGATTTTGAAGAAGTATTAATTGAATTAGAAGATGAAGTTTATGGACAAAAATGGGATTATATACTTTATATTCAATCTTTAATTAAAGCTTTTGCTGAAAACAAAACTCATCTTTTAGTTGAAAGATGGGCAGATGTTGATAGAGCTTGGATGAAAATAAAAACTCCTATTCAAATTGGACACCCTTTAGAATATTATGAAGATCATTACAGAAAAGCAGTTGCTTTAGAATGGGATATAAGACTTACAAATCCACAATTTGCTCAAAATGATAATAGAGTAAACAAAATCAAATCAGCTTTTGAAAAAATATATGAAAAAACTGAAAAAACAAAAGAGTATCAAGCTATTTATGACTTTTCTTTAAAATCACTTGATAAAGTTCAACTATATGTTGGAAGACCTGCTTTATTTTTTGGAGCTGAATTCAATGGTTTATTTTCAGCACAGGTTGTACCAAATGATGAAGTTGTTTCTAAAGAAGAGGGTAAAAAAATATTTGCATTTTCTGATGAGATTTTACAAACAAGTCGGGCTAAACCATTTCTAAAATTATCACAAGAAATTTTTGGACAAAAGTTTTTAAGTGAAGATAGAATTTTTCTTTTTAATGAAACTGAAGCTTGGCATCAAGTTTATGATATTTCAACAATTGGGCATGAGTTTGGACATATTCTTTGGTGCGATGAAGAAACAGAAACAGTTATGAACAAAACTGGAAATTTCAAAAATATTGAAGAGTTTAAAGCAACAACTGGTGGTTTAGTTTCATTTTTCTTAGATGAAAGTAATGATGAAAAAGATTTAGAAAAACAAGTTTTAATGGATACAATAAAAAGAGCCGTAAGTCTTATTGGATGGATGGAAGTTGATGAAGTTCAACCATATTATTGTGAAGGGCTTATTCATCTAACTGCTCTTTTTGAAACTAAAATTTTGAACTTTGAAGATGAAGAATTAATTATAGATATGAGTTCAACTAAATATGATAAATTAAAACAATGGTATATTAATACATACACAGATTTAGCAATCCATTATTTAGATAAAAAAGATGCCACAATCTTTTTAAATAATTTTGCAGAAAAAAAAGATAAATATTTTATGCCAACAAATGAAAAAATCAAATCATTTGTTAAGTATTATTTCAAAAGATACCAAGAGATTGGTCAAGAGTTAGATACTACAGACAAAAAAGAAAACTATTTAAAATAA
- a CDS encoding SagB family peptide dehydrogenase: MSEFYDYFKYHMNTKHSYFSIRNNPNRLDWNNQPSVFKSYPNSYEKIPLDIKKENHEFIYLIAGINAKKTYPGVEYYLRINPSAGALYPNEIYFQSRGNKDFEDGIYHFDIKSSSITLLKKIDDSGLEPYFDLDTKQNGFIFLISSIYYRSSWKYKNRAFRYCLLDAGHVLGSIEASAYIHNKSFKIVNDFDKKQMNKLFNFDEKEFFTSAVFLTNNTNEKLRKVKLELENIDGTFVFEKNEMIEDAYNDSLEIENKKPQLQEANFNFQKSYFKEVILKRRSIREFNQQSITKIEFDSIMENVNKAVSSDCDEEIDIYYVINRVQGMKLGLMKNGEYIKEGDFLSKAGYLCLEQKLGSQSAVTFFFCSKSKNYQAMYQKAGLLGHRLYLASNYLGIGCSGIGAYYDDEVCEFIGDYTQVLYAFAIGK; encoded by the coding sequence GTGTCAGAATTCTATGATTATTTTAAGTATCATATGAATACTAAACACTCTTACTTCTCCATTAGAAACAATCCTAATAGACTTGATTGGAATAATCAACCAAGTGTATTTAAATCTTACCCTAATAGTTACGAAAAAATCCCCTTAGATATTAAAAAAGAGAATCATGAATTTATTTATTTAATAGCAGGGATAAATGCAAAAAAAACTTATCCTGGTGTTGAATACTATTTAAGGATAAATCCAAGTGCAGGGGCTTTATATCCCAATGAAATCTATTTTCAAAGTAGAGGAAATAAAGATTTTGAAGATGGAATTTACCATTTTGATATTAAAAGTTCAAGTATTACCTTACTAAAAAAAATTGATGATAGTGGACTTGAACCATATTTTGATTTAGATACAAAACAAAATGGATTTATTTTTTTAATCTCATCAATTTATTATAGAAGTTCTTGGAAATATAAAAATAGAGCTTTTAGATACTGTTTACTTGATGCTGGACATGTTTTAGGCTCAATAGAAGCATCAGCTTATATACACAATAAAAGTTTTAAGATTGTAAATGATTTTGATAAAAAACAGATGAATAAACTTTTTAATTTTGATGAAAAAGAGTTTTTTACATCAGCTGTTTTTTTAACAAATAACACAAATGAAAAACTTAGAAAAGTTAAACTTGAATTAGAAAATATTGATGGTACTTTTGTATTTGAAAAAAATGAGATGATTGAAGATGCTTATAATGACTCTTTAGAGATAGAAAATAAAAAACCTCAATTGCAAGAGGCAAATTTTAATTTTCAAAAAAGCTACTTTAAAGAAGTGATATTAAAAAGAAGGTCAATTAGAGAATTTAATCAACAAAGTATTACCAAAATAGAGTTTGATTCTATAATGGAAAATGTAAATAAAGCCGTTAGTTCAGATTGTGATGAAGAGATTGATATTTATTATGTAATAAATAGAGTCCAAGGTATGAAACTAGGTTTGATGAAAAATGGTGAATATATAAAAGAGGGTGATTTCTTATCAAAAGCAGGGTATTTATGTTTAGAACAAAAACTAGGTAGTCAATCAGCAGTTACATTTTTCTTCTGTTCAAAATCAAAAAACTATCAAGCAATGTATCAAAAAGCTGGTTTATTAGGGCATAGACTTTATCTAGCTTCAAATTATTTAGGGATTGGATGTTCTGGAATTGGAGCTTATTATGATGATGAAGTTTGTGAATTTATTGGGGATTATACCCAAGTTTTATATGCCTTTGCAATTGGTAAATAA
- a CDS encoding NAD-glutamate dehydrogenase domain-containing protein, protein MAKNSSDMNAICSQLLTPKDLKISEQLFNEVQEETIVTQIVDNGDSKSIKIYSTYQLFLSSITPILHDIGFMIIDEVTYNIRNGKDLIYVSRFNLNISSPGDLNRIDNARENLEKIIVSCIKDKSLKHTKAFSLVLNQNFDLKKIFLVNAFIEYIDQSVLTINSATILNTLINHHTITNLFVEYFIIKFDPKIKAKKTKLDSLEEDIENLVKVIPQIIDDRILKLTLSFLKSLLRTNFFLNRETISFKIDAKKFGENLKGLQPNFENFIYHPNFYGVHLRMSKISRGGLRWSDRHDDYRQEVKSLMITQEGKNSIIIPDGSKGGFVINKNNSSITKEYFQEIYSMYINANLDLVDNMVNGEIVKDSNVVAYDGDDPYFVVAADKGTAAMSDVANNIAIERGYWLGDAFASGGSNGYGHKDLGITARGALMSTKRFFIEDGIDIYKDSITVMGIGSMSGDVFGNGMIESDKFKLLAAIGHKEIFIDPNPDPKKSFDERKRLFESKDSGWGFYDTKAISKGGGVFLRSEKEISLTPEIQKLLKTTKKVLSGEELCKMLLCMEVDMFFNGGVGTYVKASDENSIDIGDKQNEAVRIDATEMKAKVVCEGGNLGFTQKARIEYALNGGRINIDGIDNAGGVDTSDHEVNLKILLNTIKTSGNICDDESRTMLHSLTEQVVNLVLQSNYNQALAISSDERFSRKYRNDFLKTIHILENHVEAFNRASFFIPKDENIHEVIDINGSIVRPVLCSLLSYSKIFIKKILLKSTLVDEQFALDYLNRYFPKSFVGMYEHELLNHPLKREIIATKMADILINSQGCTFISDYEKLGNERFLLKVKSYLVAKKLFGTKEIREKIYSQDYKMDVEEQYRLLTKLEYTLYVSTRWMVKYLKKNQLDAAHILDHKEELFNHLTEVHEGGVKEYIKDDLEFNQFFSVIDYLRFAVPAIVIKTNTSHTFKDVLVLFYLLIHEFNILDILMALNKIELKSRNDMVLRGQVLQFIEHIVVHYTKKILDFKRVDEQPEDAFKSYVKNEHEVFYKVRDNLDTFMTKDNKDIKEIAVTVNQIMVSSL, encoded by the coding sequence AATTGATAATGCCAGAGAAAATTTAGAAAAGATAATAGTAAGTTGTATTAAAGATAAATCATTAAAACACACTAAAGCATTTTCTCTTGTTTTAAATCAAAATTTTGATTTAAAAAAGATTTTTTTAGTTAATGCTTTTATTGAGTATATTGACCAATCTGTATTAACTATCAATAGTGCAACTATTTTAAATACTTTGATAAATCATCATACTATTACAAATTTGTTTGTGGAATATTTTATAATAAAATTTGATCCAAAGATAAAAGCAAAGAAAACTAAACTAGATAGTTTAGAAGAGGATATTGAAAACCTTGTAAAGGTTATTCCTCAAATTATTGATGATAGAATATTAAAATTAACACTATCATTTTTAAAATCACTTTTAAGAACAAACTTTTTTTTAAATAGAGAAACAATATCTTTTAAAATTGATGCCAAAAAATTTGGTGAAAATCTAAAAGGTTTACAACCAAACTTTGAAAACTTTATTTATCATCCTAATTTTTACGGAGTTCATTTAAGAATGAGTAAAATTAGTAGAGGTGGGCTTAGATGGTCTGACAGACATGATGATTATAGACAAGAAGTAAAATCACTTATGATTACCCAAGAGGGTAAAAACTCAATAATTATTCCAGATGGTTCAAAGGGTGGTTTTGTAATTAATAAAAACAATTCTTCAATCACAAAAGAATATTTTCAAGAAATTTACTCAATGTATATAAATGCCAACCTTGACTTAGTTGATAATATGGTAAATGGAGAAATTGTAAAAGATAGCAATGTTGTTGCTTATGATGGCGATGACCCATATTTCGTAGTTGCAGCTGATAAAGGAACAGCAGCTATGAGTGATGTTGCTAATAATATTGCAATCGAAAGGGGTTATTGGTTAGGTGATGCCTTTGCAAGTGGTGGTTCAAATGGATATGGTCATAAAGATTTAGGTATTACTGCACGTGGTGCTTTAATGTCAACAAAAAGATTTTTCATTGAAGATGGAATTGATATTTATAAAGACAGTATTACTGTTATGGGTATTGGTTCTATGAGTGGAGATGTTTTTGGTAATGGTATGATTGAATCAGACAAATTTAAACTTCTTGCGGCAATTGGACATAAAGAGATATTTATTGATCCAAATCCAGATCCTAAAAAAAGTTTTGACGAGAGAAAAAGACTTTTTGAATCTAAAGATTCAGGATGGGGCTTCTATGATACAAAAGCTATTTCAAAAGGTGGAGGAGTATTTTTAAGAAGTGAAAAAGAGATAAGTTTAACTCCTGAAATCCAAAAACTATTAAAAACTACAAAAAAAGTATTAAGTGGTGAAGAGTTATGTAAAATGCTACTTTGTATGGAAGTTGATATGTTCTTTAATGGTGGAGTTGGAACATATGTAAAAGCTAGTGATGAAAACTCAATTGATATTGGGGATAAACAAAACGAAGCAGTAAGAATAGATGCCACAGAAATGAAAGCAAAGGTTGTTTGTGAAGGTGGAAATCTTGGATTTACTCAAAAAGCTAGAATTGAATATGCTTTAAATGGTGGTAGAATCAATATTGATGGTATTGATAATGCTGGTGGAGTTGATACTTCAGACCATGAAGTAAATTTAAAAATCTTATTAAATACAATTAAAACAAGTGGTAATATCTGTGATGATGAGAGTAGAACAATGCTTCATTCATTAACAGAACAAGTTGTAAATTTAGTGTTGCAAAGTAATTATAATCAAGCTTTAGCAATCTCTTCAGATGAAAGATTCTCAAGAAAATACAGAAATGATTTCTTAAAGACAATTCATATTTTAGAAAATCATGTTGAAGCTTTTAATAGAGCATCATTTTTTATTCCAAAAGATGAAAATATTCATGAGGTAATAGATATTAATGGTTCAATTGTAAGGCCCGTATTATGTTCATTACTTTCATATTCAAAAATTTTCATTAAGAAAATTTTATTAAAATCAACATTAGTAGATGAACAATTTGCCCTTGATTATTTAAATAGATATTTCCCTAAATCATTTGTTGGGATGTATGAACATGAATTATTAAACCATCCACTAAAAAGAGAAATTATTGCTACAAAAATGGCAGATATTTTAATAAATTCTCAAGGATGTACTTTTATTAGCGATTATGAAAAACTTGGTAATGAAAGATTCTTATTAAAAGTTAAATCTTATCTAGTAGCTAAAAAACTATTTGGAACAAAAGAGATTCGAGAGAAAATATATTCTCAAGATTATAAAATGGATGTGGAAGAGCAATATAGATTATTGACTAAACTTGAGTATACTTTATATGTAAGTACAAGATGGATGGTTAAATATCTAAAGAAAAATCAATTAGATGCTGCACATATTTTAGACCATAAAGAAGAACTTTTCAATCACTTAACTGAAGTTCATGAGGGTGGAGTAAAAGAGTATATAAAAGATGATTTAGAATTTAATCAGTTCTTTAGTGTGATTGATTATCTAAGATTTGCTGTTCCTGCAATTGTAATTAAAACAAATACAAGTCATACCTTTAAAGATGTACTTGTATTATTTTATTTATTAATTCACGAGTTTAATATCTTAGATATTTTAATGGCATTAAATAAAATAGAATTAAAATCAAGAAATGACATGGTTCTAAGAGGTCAAGTTTTACAATTTATAGAACATATTGTTGTTCATTATACAAAGAAAATATTAGATTTTAAAAGAGTTGATGAACAACCAGAAGATGCATTTAAAAGTTATGTGAAAAATGAGCATGAAGTTTTTTATAAAGTAAGAGATAATCTTGATACTTTTATGACAAAAGATAATAAGGATATAAAAGAGATAGCAGTAACAGTAAATCAAATAATGGTTTCTTCATTATAA